A region from the Thauera humireducens genome encodes:
- a CDS encoding PilT/PilU family type 4a pilus ATPase, protein MERDQALKFMHDLLRLMLQKNGSDLFITAGFPPAVKVDGRITPQSNQALQPQHTAELARAIMNDRQAAEFEASKECNFGISPAGIGRFRANAFVQQGKVGLVLRTIPQRIPQFDELGLPPVLTDIAMSKRGLVIFVGGTGTGKTTSLASMVDYRNENSYGHIITVEDPIEFVHAHKNCIVSQREIGIDTDSWEAALKNTLRQAPDVILMGEIRDRETMDYAIAFAETGHLCLATLHANSANQAIDRIINFFPEERRQQLLMDLSLNLRAMVSQRLLPLKDRKGRVPAVEVMLNSPLISDLIFKGNVPEIKEIMKRSRELGMQTFDQALFDLYEAQKISYEDALRNADSINDLRLQIKLHSKLGERDLSSGTENLGIV, encoded by the coding sequence ATGGAACGCGACCAGGCACTCAAGTTCATGCACGACCTGCTGCGGCTGATGCTGCAGAAGAACGGCTCCGACCTCTTCATCACCGCGGGCTTTCCGCCGGCCGTGAAAGTGGACGGCCGCATCACACCGCAGTCCAACCAGGCGCTGCAACCGCAGCACACGGCCGAACTGGCCCGCGCGATCATGAACGACCGCCAGGCTGCTGAATTCGAAGCCAGCAAGGAATGCAACTTCGGCATCTCGCCGGCCGGCATCGGCCGCTTCCGCGCCAATGCCTTCGTGCAGCAGGGCAAAGTCGGGCTGGTGTTGCGGACCATCCCGCAGCGCATCCCGCAATTCGATGAGCTCGGCCTGCCGCCCGTGCTGACCGACATCGCGATGAGCAAGCGCGGGCTGGTGATCTTCGTCGGCGGCACCGGCACCGGCAAGACGACCTCGCTGGCGTCGATGGTCGACTACCGCAACGAGAACAGCTACGGCCACATCATCACGGTCGAGGATCCGATCGAGTTCGTGCATGCGCACAAGAACTGCATCGTTTCGCAGCGCGAGATCGGCATCGACACCGACTCGTGGGAAGCGGCGCTGAAGAACACCCTGCGCCAGGCGCCGGACGTGATCCTGATGGGCGAGATCCGCGACCGCGAGACGATGGACTACGCGATCGCCTTCGCCGAAACCGGCCACCTGTGCCTCGCGACACTGCACGCCAACAGCGCCAACCAGGCCATCGACCGCATCATCAACTTCTTCCCCGAGGAACGCCGCCAGCAGCTGCTGATGGACCTGTCGCTGAACCTGCGCGCCATGGTCTCGCAGCGCCTGCTGCCACTGAAGGACCGCAAGGGCCGGGTGCCGGCCGTCGAGGTGATGCTCAATTCGCCGCTGATCTCCGACCTGATCTTCAAGGGCAACGTGCCCGAGATCAAGGAGATCATGAAGCGCTCGCGCGAACTGGGCATGCAGACCTTCGACCAAGCGCTGTTCGACCTCTACGAGGCGCAGAAGATCTCGTACGAGGACGCGCTGCGCAACGCCGACTCGATCAACGACCTGCGCCTTCAGATCAAGCTGCACAGCAAGCTGGGCGAGCGCGATCTCAGCAGCGGCACCGAGAACCTCGGCATCGTCTGA
- a CDS encoding THUMP domain-containing class I SAM-dependent RNA methyltransferase yields the protein MAEAFFSPCPRGLETLLADELRSFGASGIQTLHGGVAWQGDWAACHRANLESRLATRVMWRVAQGRYRAEVDIYKLAYSVTWAKWFTPDDTIRIYVTAQKSPLKSLEFITLRVKDAVCDHFRTVSGKRPSVDTANPAVRIHLFLTADTATLYIDTSGEPLYKRGFKPAAVEAPLKENLAAGILRLSGWQPDEVLLDPMCGSGTFLIEAAMMALDIAPGLGRRFGFEKFRHHDRAGWAAVRKAAENRRQAPRRLAIHGSDIVGEWVRRSRVNLEAGGLADCVTLERADLLERVPPAAEGVMVTNPPYGVRIGEAEELAALYPKLGDALKQRWGGWRCYFFTADANLPKLIGLKASKRTPLFNGALECRLYEYRMVAGSNRRKEREETAGD from the coding sequence ATGGCCGAAGCGTTCTTTTCCCCCTGTCCTCGCGGACTGGAAACCCTGCTGGCCGATGAACTGCGCTCGTTCGGCGCGTCGGGCATCCAGACCCTGCATGGCGGAGTGGCCTGGCAAGGCGACTGGGCAGCCTGCCATCGCGCGAACCTCGAGAGCCGGCTGGCGACGCGGGTGATGTGGCGGGTGGCGCAGGGGCGCTACCGTGCCGAGGTCGACATCTACAAGCTGGCCTACAGCGTGACCTGGGCGAAGTGGTTCACGCCCGACGACACGATCCGCATCTACGTGACGGCGCAGAAGTCGCCGCTGAAGAGCCTGGAGTTCATCACGCTGCGGGTGAAGGACGCGGTTTGCGATCACTTCCGCACGGTGAGCGGCAAGCGCCCCAGCGTCGATACGGCGAACCCGGCGGTGCGCATCCACCTGTTCCTGACGGCGGACACCGCGACCCTCTACATCGACACCTCGGGTGAACCGCTCTACAAGCGCGGCTTCAAGCCGGCCGCCGTCGAGGCGCCGCTGAAGGAGAACCTGGCGGCGGGCATCCTGCGCCTGTCGGGCTGGCAGCCGGACGAGGTGCTGCTCGACCCGATGTGCGGCAGCGGCACCTTCCTGATCGAGGCGGCGATGATGGCGCTGGACATTGCGCCCGGGCTGGGGCGGCGCTTCGGCTTCGAGAAGTTCCGCCACCACGACCGCGCCGGCTGGGCGGCGGTGCGCAAGGCGGCCGAGAACCGCCGGCAGGCGCCGCGCCGGCTCGCGATCCACGGCTCGGACATCGTCGGCGAATGGGTACGGCGCAGCCGGGTGAATCTCGAGGCAGGCGGGCTGGCCGACTGCGTGACGCTGGAGCGCGCGGACCTGCTCGAGCGCGTGCCGCCCGCGGCGGAAGGCGTGATGGTGACGAATCCGCCCTACGGGGTGCGCATCGGCGAGGCCGAGGAACTGGCCGCGCTCTATCCGAAACTGGGCGACGCGCTCAAGCAGCGCTGGGGTGGCTGGCGCTGCTACTTCTTCACGGCAGACGCCAATCTGCCCAAGCTCATCGGCCTGAAGGCGAGCAAGCGCACGCCGCTGTTCAACGGCGCGCTGGAATGCCGCCTGTACGAATACCGCATGGTGGCCGGCAGCAACCGGCGCAAGGAGCGCGAGGAAACCGCCGGCGACTGA
- a CDS encoding formate dehydrogenase subunit gamma, protein MKAFFMRRPGGALLAVLLLVLTLLASAPPVRADDHAHTGSTAAEQAERQQERPGNNAPVWRAVRSGEAHFTTVRGPETGVLIQVEGNTWRHLRNGPITVYGGALLIVMASAITLFWLVKGTMKLHGARTGRRMKRFSGFERFVHWGTAISFLLLAVTGVAILFGKHVLAPIFGADFLALLLTAGKLIHNYVGPVFGVFLVLMILTFLRDNVWQACDAIWIRRAGGLLGGDHVPSSRFNFGEKTWFWLGVTVLGLAVAISGLVLDFPNYGWTRGEMQIANVVHAVGAIVLLALSFGHIYMGTVGVEGAYESMKTGYVDETWAKEHHEIWYEDVKAGKSGRP, encoded by the coding sequence ATGAAGGCATTCTTCATGCGACGGCCGGGCGGTGCGCTGCTCGCCGTGCTGCTGCTCGTGCTGACCCTGCTCGCATCGGCGCCGCCGGTGCGTGCGGACGATCACGCGCACACCGGCAGCACGGCCGCCGAGCAGGCCGAGCGGCAGCAGGAGCGTCCCGGCAACAACGCGCCGGTCTGGCGCGCGGTGCGTTCGGGCGAGGCGCACTTCACCACCGTGCGTGGTCCCGAGACCGGCGTGCTGATCCAGGTCGAAGGCAACACCTGGCGCCATCTGCGCAACGGTCCCATCACCGTGTATGGCGGCGCGCTGCTCATCGTCATGGCTTCGGCCATCACGCTGTTCTGGCTGGTGAAGGGCACGATGAAGCTGCACGGCGCGCGCACCGGCCGCAGGATGAAGCGCTTTTCCGGCTTCGAGCGCTTCGTGCACTGGGGCACGGCCATCAGCTTCCTGCTGCTGGCGGTCACCGGGGTGGCGATCCTGTTCGGCAAGCACGTGCTGGCACCGATCTTCGGTGCGGACTTCCTCGCGCTGCTGCTGACCGCGGGCAAGCTGATCCACAACTACGTGGGGCCGGTGTTCGGCGTGTTCCTGGTGCTGATGATCCTGACCTTCCTGCGCGACAACGTGTGGCAGGCCTGCGATGCGATCTGGATCCGCCGCGCCGGCGGGCTGCTGGGCGGCGACCACGTGCCTTCGAGCCGCTTCAACTTCGGCGAGAAGACGTGGTTCTGGCTGGGCGTGACCGTCCTCGGGCTGGCGGTGGCGATTTCCGGGCTGGTCCTGGATTTCCCGAACTACGGCTGGACCCGCGGCGAGATGCAGATCGCCAACGTCGTGCATGCGGTCGGTGCCATCGTGCTGCTGGCCCTGTCCTTCGGCCACATCTACATGGGCACGGTCGGCGTCGAAGGCGCCTACGAGTCGATGAAGACCGGCTACGTGGACGAGACCTGGGCCAAGGAGCACCACGAGATCTGGTACGAGGACGTCAAGGCGGGCAAGTCGGGCCGCCCCTGA
- the fdh3B gene encoding formate dehydrogenase FDH3 subunit beta has protein sequence MGRMKFLCDAERCIECNGCVTACKNEHEVPWGVNRRRVVTMNDGVPGERSISVACMHCSDAPCMAVCPTNCFYKTEEGVVLHDKDQCIGCGYCFYACPFGAPQFPNGPAAFGARGKMDKCTFCAGGPEETGSQAEYEKYGSNRLAQGKLPLCAEMCSTKALLAGDANVVADIFRERVLRRGGGTDAWGWQTAYGGGEQKREQKREREGQK, from the coding sequence ATGGGACGCATGAAATTTCTCTGTGACGCCGAGCGCTGCATCGAATGCAACGGCTGCGTCACCGCGTGCAAGAACGAGCACGAGGTGCCCTGGGGCGTGAACCGCCGCCGGGTGGTGACCATGAACGACGGTGTGCCGGGCGAGCGCTCGATCTCGGTCGCGTGCATGCACTGTTCGGACGCGCCGTGCATGGCGGTGTGCCCGACCAACTGCTTCTACAAGACCGAAGAAGGCGTGGTGCTGCACGACAAGGACCAGTGCATCGGCTGCGGCTACTGCTTCTACGCCTGTCCGTTCGGCGCGCCGCAGTTCCCGAACGGCCCGGCGGCCTTCGGTGCGCGCGGCAAGATGGACAAGTGCACCTTCTGCGCGGGCGGTCCGGAAGAGACCGGCTCGCAGGCCGAGTACGAGAAGTACGGCTCCAACCGCCTGGCCCAGGGCAAGCTGCCGCTGTGTGCCGAGATGTGCTCGACCAAGGCGCTGCTGGCGGGTGACGCCAACGTGGTGGCCGACATCTTCCGCGAGCGCGTGCTGCGCCGCGGCGGCGGCACCGATGCCTGGGGCTGGCAGACCGCCTATGGCGGCGGCGAGCAGAAGCGCGAACAGAAACGCGAGCGGGAGGGGCAGAAATGA
- a CDS encoding formate dehydrogenase subunit alpha: MLTKKSSAATGSARRLRGSAARALGQTMDRRAFLKRSGLGVGAGAIATQLPYNLIGAAEAAAPGVSRGEGKAEVRRTVCTHCSVGCATDAIVRNGVWVHQEPVFDSPINLGAHCAKGASLREHGHGEHRLKYPMKLVDGKYQKISWEQALNEVGDRLLKVREESGPDAVYWIGSSKHSNEQAYLLRKFVSFWGTNNCDHQARICHSTTVAGVANTWGYGAMTNSYNDMQFSKAALYIGSNAAEAHPVSMLHMLHAKENGCKMIVVDPRFTRTAAKADQYVRIRSGTDIPFIWGMLYHIFKNGWEDQKYIDDRVFGLEKVKEEIMTWTPERVQEVTGIPEEQVFKVAQTLAMNRPSTVVWCMGQTQHTVGNANVRAMCILQLVLGNVGVSGGGTNIFRGHDNVQGATDVGPNPDSLPGYYGLAAGSWKHWCRVWGVDYEWVKGRYASEELMTKSGITVSRWIDGVTENKELIDQPSNLRAVVYWGHAPNSQTRGAEMVEAMRQLDTLVVIDPYPSATASMAAMVRKDGVYLLPACTQFETTGSATASNRSIQWREKVIEPLFESKPDHTIMYAFAKKFGWADELVKNIKLEKDAQGWDEPNIEDILREINRGTWTIGYSGQSPERLKLHMKNMHTFDVKTLKAAGGPCDGEYFGLPWPCYGNPELKHPGTPNLYDTSKHVMDGGGNFRANFGVEKDGVSLLAAEGSASKGADLQMGYPEFDHTLLKKLGWWDELTDAEKAEAEGKNWKTDLSGGIIRVAMKNHGCHPFGNARARALVWNFPDPVPLHREPIYSPRPDLVAKYPTHDDKAKFWRLPTLYKSLQDKVKDISKEYPLIMTSGRLVEYEGGGEETRSNPWLAELQQEMFAEVNPKDANDAGFRNGDYIWVESPTKARLKVRAQVTQRVAPGTVFLPFHFSGWWQGEDMLKYYPEGAAPIVRGEAVNTATTYGYDPVTMMQETKTTLCRVSKA, from the coding sequence ATGTTGACCAAGAAAAGCAGCGCCGCCACCGGCAGCGCCCGCCGCCTGCGGGGTTCCGCGGCGCGTGCCCTGGGCCAGACCATGGACCGCCGCGCCTTCCTGAAGCGCTCCGGCCTGGGCGTCGGCGCCGGGGCGATCGCCACCCAGTTGCCGTACAACCTCATCGGCGCCGCCGAAGCCGCCGCGCCCGGTGTGTCGCGCGGCGAAGGCAAGGCCGAGGTGCGCCGCACCGTGTGCACCCACTGCTCGGTGGGCTGTGCGACCGACGCCATCGTGCGCAACGGCGTGTGGGTGCATCAGGAGCCGGTGTTCGATTCGCCGATCAACCTCGGCGCGCACTGTGCCAAGGGCGCCTCGCTGCGCGAGCACGGCCACGGCGAGCACCGCCTGAAGTATCCGATGAAGCTGGTCGACGGCAAGTACCAGAAGATCTCGTGGGAACAGGCGCTCAACGAAGTCGGTGACCGCCTGCTGAAGGTCCGCGAGGAATCCGGGCCGGATGCAGTGTACTGGATCGGCTCGTCGAAGCACAGCAACGAGCAGGCCTACCTGCTGCGCAAGTTCGTGTCCTTCTGGGGCACCAACAACTGTGACCACCAGGCGCGCATCTGCCACTCCACCACCGTGGCGGGCGTGGCGAACACCTGGGGTTACGGCGCGATGACGAACTCCTACAACGACATGCAGTTCTCGAAGGCGGCGCTGTACATCGGCTCGAACGCCGCCGAGGCGCATCCGGTGTCGATGCTGCACATGCTGCATGCCAAGGAAAACGGCTGCAAGATGATCGTCGTCGATCCGCGCTTCACGCGCACCGCGGCGAAGGCCGACCAGTACGTGCGCATCCGCTCGGGCACCGACATCCCCTTCATCTGGGGCATGCTGTACCACATCTTCAAGAACGGCTGGGAAGACCAGAAGTACATCGACGACCGCGTCTTCGGTCTGGAGAAGGTCAAGGAAGAGATCATGACCTGGACGCCCGAGCGCGTGCAGGAAGTGACCGGCATCCCCGAGGAGCAGGTGTTCAAGGTCGCCCAGACGCTGGCGATGAACCGGCCCTCGACCGTGGTGTGGTGCATGGGCCAGACCCAGCACACCGTCGGTAACGCCAACGTGCGCGCGATGTGCATCCTGCAACTGGTGCTGGGCAACGTCGGCGTGTCGGGTGGCGGCACCAACATCTTCCGTGGCCACGACAACGTGCAGGGCGCGACCGACGTTGGCCCCAACCCGGATTCGCTGCCCGGCTACTACGGCCTGGCCGCCGGTTCGTGGAAGCACTGGTGCCGCGTGTGGGGCGTCGATTACGAGTGGGTCAAGGGCCGCTACGCCTCCGAAGAGCTGATGACCAAGTCGGGTATCACCGTGTCGCGCTGGATCGACGGCGTGACCGAGAACAAGGAGCTGATCGACCAGCCGAGCAACCTGCGCGCCGTCGTGTACTGGGGCCATGCGCCCAACTCGCAGACCCGCGGCGCCGAGATGGTCGAGGCGATGAGGCAGCTCGACACCCTGGTGGTGATCGACCCCTATCCGTCGGCGACCGCCTCGATGGCGGCGATGGTGCGCAAGGACGGTGTGTATCTGCTGCCGGCCTGCACCCAGTTCGAGACCACCGGCTCGGCCACGGCGTCGAACCGCTCGATCCAGTGGCGCGAGAAGGTCATCGAGCCGCTGTTCGAGTCCAAGCCCGACCACACCATCATGTACGCCTTCGCCAAGAAGTTCGGCTGGGCGGACGAGCTGGTGAAGAACATCAAGCTCGAGAAGGACGCCCAGGGCTGGGACGAGCCGAACATCGAGGACATCCTGCGCGAGATCAACCGCGGCACCTGGACCATCGGCTACAGCGGCCAGTCGCCCGAGCGCCTGAAGCTGCACATGAAGAACATGCACACCTTCGACGTGAAGACGCTGAAGGCGGCCGGTGGCCCGTGCGACGGCGAGTACTTCGGCCTGCCGTGGCCGTGCTACGGCAACCCGGAGCTGAAGCACCCGGGCACGCCCAACCTGTACGACACCTCCAAGCACGTCATGGACGGCGGTGGCAACTTCCGCGCCAACTTCGGCGTGGAGAAGGACGGCGTGTCGCTGCTCGCGGCCGAAGGCTCGGCCTCGAAGGGGGCCGACCTGCAGATGGGCTACCCCGAGTTCGACCACACCCTGCTGAAGAAGCTGGGCTGGTGGGATGAACTGACCGACGCGGAGAAGGCCGAGGCCGAGGGCAAGAACTGGAAGACCGACCTGTCGGGCGGCATCATCCGCGTGGCGATGAAGAACCACGGCTGTCACCCCTTCGGCAACGCCAGGGCGCGCGCGCTGGTGTGGAACTTCCCCGATCCGGTGCCGCTGCACCGCGAGCCGATCTACTCGCCGCGTCCGGATCTGGTCGCCAAGTACCCGACCCACGACGACAAGGCCAAGTTCTGGCGCCTGCCGACGCTGTACAAGTCGCTGCAGGACAAGGTCAAGGACATCTCGAAGGAGTATCCGCTGATCATGACCTCGGGCCGCCTGGTCGAGTACGAGGGCGGCGGCGAGGAAACCCGCTCCAACCCCTGGCTGGCCGAACTGCAGCAGGAGATGTTCGCCGAGGTGAACCCGAAGGACGCCAACGACGCCGGCTTCCGCAACGGCGACTACATCTGGGTCGAATCGCCCACCAAGGCCAGGCTGAAGGTGCGCGCCCAGGTCACGCAGCGCGTGGCGCCGGGCACGGTGTTCCTGCCCTTCCACTTCTCCGGCTGGTGGCAGGGCGAGGACATGCTCAAGTACTACCCCGAGGGCGCGGCACCGATCGTGCGCGGCGAGGCGGTCAACACCGCCACGACCTATGGCTACGACCCGGTGACGATGATGCAGGAAACCAAGACCACCCTGTGCCGCGTGAGCAAAGCGTAA
- a CDS encoding TorD/DmsD family molecular chaperone: MSAPISIQTQPTWSEEDRARADHYALLARLFHAAPDAVLLDALVQAGRSLGGTGGENEGALPQAWTALAAAASSLSLQAVRDEFDALFVSVSKPVVMMNGSWYITGFLQEEPLAELREDLLELGLGRRQGVTETEDHISALAEVMRHLVLTGPDEAGLLRQQRFFGRHIAPWYADFAAALAKAPGAGFYAKVGALLLAFMDIEREAFDMLEASAQ, from the coding sequence ATGAGCGCGCCGATTTCCATCCAGACCCAGCCGACCTGGTCCGAGGAGGACCGCGCCCGCGCCGATCACTACGCGCTGCTGGCGAGGCTGTTTCATGCCGCGCCCGACGCGGTGCTGCTCGACGCGCTGGTGCAGGCCGGCCGTAGCCTGGGCGGCACTGGGGGTGAAAATGAGGGTGCCCTCCCGCAGGCCTGGACCGCGCTCGCGGCGGCCGCATCCAGCCTGTCGTTGCAGGCGGTGCGCGACGAGTTCGATGCGCTCTTCGTCAGCGTGTCCAAGCCGGTCGTGATGATGAACGGCTCCTGGTACATCACCGGCTTCCTGCAGGAAGAGCCGCTGGCCGAACTGCGCGAGGATCTGCTTGAGCTCGGCCTGGGGCGCCGCCAGGGCGTGACCGAGACCGAGGACCACATTTCCGCGCTGGCCGAGGTGATGCGCCACCTGGTGCTGACCGGCCCGGACGAGGCGGGCCTGCTGCGCCAGCAGCGTTTCTTCGGTCGCCACATCGCGCCCTGGTATGCGGACTTTGCGGCCGCGCTGGCGAAGGCGCCGGGCGCGGGTTTTTATGCGAAGGTCGGCGCGCTGCTGCTGGCCTTCATGGACATCGAACGCGAGGCGTTCGACATGCTGGAGGCGTCCGCGCAATGA
- a CDS encoding 4Fe-4S binding protein produces the protein MQNTQKQIHLCDCNRSFSLDAERLAAASGALSCHHALCGAELPALENDLAAGREVFVSCTQETALFGELAESQQAGQRIHFFNLRENAGWSAESDQATPKLAALIAAATTLPEPEPVPAVQMRAGRSLLIIGEAGAALGWAERLAGSFEPAVLITQRAGEIELPAVNEYPVWSGKPVKLSGHLGAFELHWAQQNPIDLELCVRCNACVKACPEGAIGFDLQVDLDACRSHRACVAACGEIGAIDFARKDVARSERFDLVLDLSAEPLLKRVELPDGYAAPGRDPFEQALAVQALGEFVGEFEKPRYVAFDAGLCAHSRSKKTGCTNCIEVCATEAIRSNGDVIAVDPYLCKGCGTCSTVCPSGALGFQFPRVPDVGQRVKTLLAEYAQAGGKEACILFHSAEAGTAAIGRLARRGRGLPARVIPVEVWSADAVGLDLMLGSLALGACQVAVLAAGSHDAAPLRAQAGQGQTILSALGYAGEHLRVIEADADDWQALERALWSWAPATAVAVPARFRLLPKKRETLEFTLRHLVEHAPAAKDEAGLPAAIALKAGAPFGQVIASDACTLCMACTGACPASALRASGDSYRLEFVEKNCLQCGLCVSSCPESALSLEPRLLLTEDARRARALREADIFHCTACGKAMGATPLIEAMIARLSGHSMFATEAERARLRMCADCRVIDMMKTEPAVKAWDLSE, from the coding sequence ATGCAGAACACCCAGAAACAGATCCATCTCTGCGATTGCAATCGCAGCTTCAGTCTCGACGCCGAGCGGTTGGCCGCTGCGTCGGGCGCGCTGTCGTGCCATCACGCCCTGTGCGGCGCCGAGTTGCCCGCGCTGGAAAATGACCTGGCCGCCGGGCGCGAGGTCTTCGTGTCCTGTACGCAGGAAACCGCACTGTTCGGCGAGCTGGCCGAATCGCAGCAGGCCGGCCAGCGCATCCACTTCTTCAACCTGCGCGAGAACGCCGGCTGGTCGGCCGAATCCGATCAGGCCACGCCCAAGCTCGCCGCGCTGATCGCCGCTGCGACCACCCTGCCGGAACCGGAGCCGGTGCCCGCGGTGCAGATGCGCGCCGGCCGCAGCCTGCTGATCATCGGCGAGGCGGGGGCGGCGCTGGGCTGGGCCGAGCGCCTGGCGGGCAGCTTCGAGCCGGCCGTGCTGATCACCCAGCGCGCCGGTGAGATTGAGCTGCCGGCCGTCAATGAATACCCGGTGTGGTCGGGCAAGCCGGTGAAGCTGTCCGGTCACCTCGGCGCCTTCGAGCTGCACTGGGCGCAGCAGAACCCGATCGACCTCGAGCTGTGCGTGCGCTGCAACGCCTGCGTCAAGGCCTGCCCGGAAGGCGCCATCGGTTTCGACCTGCAGGTCGATCTCGACGCCTGTCGCAGCCACCGCGCCTGCGTCGCCGCCTGTGGCGAGATCGGCGCGATCGACTTTGCGCGCAAGGATGTCGCCCGCAGCGAGCGCTTCGACCTGGTGCTGGACCTGTCCGCCGAGCCCTTGCTGAAGCGCGTCGAGCTGCCCGACGGCTATGCCGCACCGGGCCGCGACCCGTTCGAGCAGGCGCTGGCGGTGCAGGCGCTGGGCGAGTTCGTCGGCGAGTTCGAGAAGCCGCGCTACGTCGCCTTCGACGCCGGCCTGTGCGCGCACAGCCGCTCGAAGAAGACAGGCTGTACGAACTGCATCGAAGTCTGCGCCACCGAGGCGATCCGCTCCAATGGCGACGTGATCGCGGTCGATCCCTACCTGTGCAAGGGCTGTGGCACCTGCAGCACGGTGTGTCCGTCGGGCGCGCTGGGCTTCCAGTTTCCGCGCGTGCCGGACGTCGGGCAGCGGGTGAAGACGCTGCTGGCCGAGTACGCGCAGGCCGGCGGCAAGGAGGCCTGCATCCTGTTCCATTCCGCCGAGGCCGGCACCGCCGCCATCGGCCGGCTCGCGCGGCGCGGCCGCGGCCTGCCGGCGCGGGTGATCCCGGTCGAGGTGTGGAGCGCGGATGCGGTCGGGCTGGACCTGATGCTCGGCAGCCTGGCGCTGGGCGCCTGTCAGGTGGCGGTGCTCGCTGCCGGCAGCCACGACGCTGCGCCGCTGAGGGCGCAGGCCGGGCAGGGGCAGACCATCCTCTCGGCGCTCGGTTACGCCGGCGAACACCTGCGCGTCATCGAGGCCGATGCCGACGACTGGCAGGCGCTGGAGCGCGCGCTGTGGTCGTGGGCGCCCGCCACCGCTGTCGCCGTGCCGGCGCGCTTCCGCCTGCTGCCGAAGAAGCGCGAGACGCTGGAGTTCACACTGCGCCATCTGGTCGAGCACGCCCCCGCGGCGAAGGACGAGGCGGGTCTGCCGGCGGCGATCGCGCTGAAGGCCGGCGCGCCCTTCGGCCAGGTCATCGCGTCCGACGCCTGTACGCTGTGCATGGCCTGTACCGGCGCCTGTCCGGCGAGTGCCTTGCGCGCATCGGGCGACAGCTATCGCCTCGAGTTCGTCGAGAAGAACTGCCTGCAGTGCGGCCTGTGCGTGAGCTCCTGTCCGGAGTCGGCGCTGAGCCTCGAGCCGCGCCTGCTGCTGACGGAAGACGCACGCCGCGCCCGCGCGCTGCGCGAGGCCGACATCTTCCATTGCACCGCCTGCGGCAAGGCGATGGGCGCGACGCCCCTGATCGAAGCCATGATCGCCCGGTTGTCCGGCCATTCCATGTTCGCCACCGAGGCCGAGCGTGCCCGCCTGCGCATGTGTGCCGACTGCCGCGTGATCGACATGATGAAGACCGAACCGGCGGTCAAAGCCTGGGACCTGAGCGAATGA
- a CDS encoding DUF3306 domain-containing protein, translated as MSAGGFLSRWSKRKLAASLEAARQPAAADADVTVEVAAAPAAAPAPAVPPAGASAEARDRAAVEAALPPVEELTLASDFTAFLKEEVSESLRRQALKKLFADPHFNQMDGLDIYIDDYSIADPIPPSMMEKLKHAREWLGEPDAPAETETQAAADVALPPVTDGEVVPSGAAAGVQDEAGCDPARTGGGVSSGEGDDRPPCETVPAGNRDERAG; from the coding sequence GTGAGCGCGGGCGGCTTCCTGTCGCGCTGGTCGAAGCGCAAGCTGGCGGCGTCGCTCGAGGCCGCCCGCCAGCCCGCGGCGGCCGACGCGGACGTGACCGTGGAGGTCGCGGCCGCCCCCGCCGCAGCACCGGCGCCGGCGGTGCCGCCTGCAGGCGCGAGCGCTGAGGCGCGGGACCGTGCTGCCGTCGAGGCTGCACTGCCGCCGGTCGAGGAGCTGACGCTAGCGTCCGATTTCACCGCCTTCCTGAAGGAGGAGGTCAGCGAGTCGCTGCGCAGGCAGGCGCTGAAGAAGCTCTTCGCCGATCCGCATTTCAACCAGATGGACGGGCTGGACATCTACATCGACGATTACTCGATCGCCGACCCGATTCCGCCGTCGATGATGGAGAAGCTCAAGCACGCGCGCGAGTGGCTGGGTGAGCCGGACGCGCCGGCCGAGACGGAGACGCAGGCGGCGGCTGACGTGGCCTTGCCACCGGTGACGGACGGCGAGGTCGTGCCCTCGGGGGCTGCCGCGGGCGTGCAGGACGAGGCTGGCTGCGACCCGGCTCGTACCGGTGGCGGCGTGTCTTCCGGTGAGGGCGACGACCGCCCGCCCTGCGAGACGGTGCCGGCCGGCAACCGGGATGAGCGCGCGGGCTGA
- a CDS encoding DUF3305 domain-containing protein, with amino-acid sequence MEKFPVAVVMECRRLNNPWVDEAWEAVGVVPAFDLVEHAPVEIVSEPDRRQWRIGGWAIELFRDEADNYFLNMSSPIPKVFVMWRKEGELALPAAVSASYGEAARWLDSGEQVDGVPMSREIADWVGDFVNTHYKPAPRKKVRRNDPLAQDRGPA; translated from the coding sequence ATGGAGAAATTTCCGGTCGCGGTGGTCATGGAGTGTCGCCGCCTGAACAATCCCTGGGTGGACGAGGCGTGGGAGGCGGTGGGCGTGGTTCCGGCCTTCGATCTGGTCGAGCACGCGCCGGTCGAAATCGTGTCCGAGCCGGACCGGCGCCAGTGGCGCATCGGTGGCTGGGCGATCGAGCTGTTCCGCGACGAGGCCGACAACTATTTCCTCAACATGAGTTCGCCCATCCCGAAGGTGTTCGTGATGTGGCGCAAGGAAGGCGAGCTGGCGCTGCCGGCCGCGGTGTCGGCGAGCTACGGCGAGGCGGCGCGCTGGCTGGACTCCGGCGAGCAGGTCGACGGCGTGCCGATGTCGCGCGAGATCGCCGACTGGGTGGGCGACTTCGTCAACACCCACTACAAGCCGGCACCGCGCAAGAAGGTGCGGCGCAATGATCCGCTGGCGCAGGACCGGGGGCCGGCGTGA